In a genomic window of Persicobacter psychrovividus:
- a CDS encoding CaiB/BaiF CoA-transferase family protein, with product MLPLKDILVVDLSQFLSAPSATLRLADLGARVIKVERPQTGDICRQLYVSNVMLNGESSVFRAINRNKESFQADLKSARDKEKVLKLIAKADVLVHNFRPGVIERLGLDYDTVKAINPSIVYGDISGYGSEGPWSAKPGQDLLLQSLSGLTWLSGNADKGPVPMGIAIVDILAGAHLAQGIIASLIKRFKTNQGSKVSVSMLEAILDFQFETITTYYHDGGEPIQRTANNNAHAYLGAPYGVYATKNGHLALAMGAIPVLGELLKCPALKNYPEPDTWFTQRDEIKHILAEHLQTATTEHWLSILEPADIWCADVLNWDSLFNHDGFKALNMIQQVKMGDGFKYKTTRCPIKIDGQYLTSTLGSPAIGEHTEEILKELNALDHEGKVENCYS from the coding sequence ATGCTTCCATTAAAAGATATATTAGTAGTTGATCTAAGCCAGTTTTTGTCTGCTCCTTCAGCCACACTTCGGTTGGCAGATCTTGGCGCAAGGGTCATCAAAGTAGAACGACCCCAAACGGGTGATATCTGTCGTCAGCTTTATGTTTCCAATGTGATGCTGAATGGGGAATCTTCCGTTTTCAGAGCGATCAACAGAAATAAAGAAAGCTTTCAGGCGGATTTAAAGTCAGCGCGTGATAAAGAAAAAGTCCTGAAATTGATCGCCAAGGCGGATGTCTTGGTGCATAACTTCCGTCCAGGCGTTATCGAACGTTTGGGCTTGGATTATGACACCGTCAAAGCTATCAACCCATCGATTGTTTATGGTGATATTTCGGGATATGGATCTGAAGGGCCATGGTCTGCCAAGCCTGGGCAAGATTTGTTGTTGCAATCATTATCGGGGCTGACTTGGCTAAGTGGTAATGCCGATAAAGGTCCTGTTCCGATGGGTATTGCCATTGTGGACATCTTGGCGGGCGCACACCTTGCGCAAGGTATCATCGCCTCATTAATCAAAAGGTTCAAAACCAATCAAGGGAGTAAAGTATCAGTAAGTATGCTCGAAGCGATCCTTGATTTCCAATTCGAGACCATCACCACCTATTATCATGATGGTGGCGAACCGATTCAACGAACGGCAAACAATAATGCCCATGCCTATCTTGGGGCACCTTATGGGGTTTATGCGACAAAAAATGGCCATTTGGCATTAGCTATGGGAGCTATTCCTGTATTGGGAGAACTATTGAAATGCCCTGCCTTAAAGAACTATCCTGAACCTGATACCTGGTTCACTCAAAGAGATGAAATCAAGCATATTCTCGCCGAACATTTACAGACTGCCACCACTGAGCATTGGTTGTCGATTTTAGAACCTGCCGATATCTGGTGCGCAGATGTATTGAATTGGGACAGCCTGTTTAATCATGATGGTTTTAAAGCCCTCAACATGATTCAGCAGGTGAAAATGGGTGATGGTTTCAAATACAAAACCACTCGCTGTCCTATAAAAATTGATGGTCAATACCTCACCTCTACATTGGGATCTCCTGCCATTGGAGAACATACAGAAGAAATTTTAAAAGAACTAAACGCATTGGATCATGAAGGAAAAGTTGAGAATTGCTATTCGTAA
- a CDS encoding L-rhamnose/proton symporter RhaT yields the protein MQQHPIIGTLQHAVGGVSASTCYVPFQKVKQWNWNSYWLVQAAFAWFIFPLVVGYITVPNLWEVFAASPTEVIRNAFLLGTIYGFGGMCFGYAIKEIGYSLTYTISIGISAILGTIVPLMMHGHLVSKFHEPGGNIIYLGMFISLIGIGLCGVSGYRKEKDLKALNIDSSVLPSFNMKKGFLLTLVAGVLSAVFGISLEVGAPIAEIAGQHGAGYFEGNANLMLSTMGAFATNLVWFVVVGIKQKTLKEIVDIKGLGSKAIGTNFSMSILSGALWYGQFFFYNMGHVRMGEFKFASWVIHMSMLIFFSYILGILMKEWSQVSKRTYNTLLFALGILIVSFLIMTYGSSIGTAAMGH from the coding sequence ATGCAGCAACACCCAATCATCGGTACCCTACAGCATGCAGTGGGGGGCGTCTCAGCCTCTACTTGTTATGTGCCTTTTCAGAAGGTAAAGCAATGGAATTGGAATTCTTATTGGCTGGTACAAGCGGCTTTCGCTTGGTTTATTTTTCCGCTTGTTGTTGGCTATATTACTGTTCCTAATCTATGGGAAGTATTTGCCGCTTCTCCGACAGAAGTTATTCGCAATGCCTTTCTTTTAGGTACCATCTATGGTTTCGGAGGCATGTGTTTTGGCTATGCGATCAAAGAAATCGGCTATTCTCTAACTTACACCATTTCAATAGGTATTTCGGCCATCTTAGGCACCATCGTTCCATTGATGATGCACGGCCACCTGGTCTCCAAATTTCATGAACCTGGTGGAAATATTATCTACTTGGGAATGTTCATTTCCTTGATTGGAATAGGGCTCTGCGGTGTTTCTGGTTATCGAAAAGAAAAAGATCTAAAAGCATTAAATATTGATTCCTCTGTCCTGCCTTCTTTCAATATGAAAAAGGGATTCCTACTTACTTTGGTGGCGGGAGTTTTGTCAGCTGTATTTGGCATCTCATTGGAAGTGGGTGCACCAATAGCCGAAATTGCAGGGCAACATGGCGCAGGCTATTTTGAAGGAAATGCCAATCTGATGCTTTCTACGATGGGCGCATTTGCTACTAACTTGGTATGGTTTGTTGTGGTTGGCATCAAACAGAAAACACTTAAAGAAATTGTGGATATCAAAGGCTTAGGGTCTAAAGCGATTGGTACCAATTTTTCCATGTCCATTCTCAGTGGGGCATTGTGGTACGGGCAATTCTTCTTTTACAATATGGGGCATGTGAGAATGGGTGAATTCAAATTTGCCAGTTGGGTTATTCACATGTCTATGCTGATCTTTTTCAGCTACATCTTAGGAATCCTGATGAAAGAGTGGTCGCAAGTCAGTAAGCGCACCTACAACACTTTGCTTTTCGCATTGGGAATCCTGATCGTTTCTTTCCTCATCATGACTTACGGTAGTAGCATTGGCACTGCCGCTATGGGGCACTAA
- a CDS encoding extracellular solute-binding protein — MKEKLRIAIRKFGPFESAIQKMWDDFCTKNSCDVELDAVALELHPLYDTTLKNEGLKQGAWDIALMNTDWITEAYSTDSIIDLMPFMKNPSELAGAWSESLLGKQRFGKVFVGLPFHNGPECLMYRTDLLEDLEEKVAFKKKYHRELSVPETWDELMEVAAFFHRPEKNLYGMTFAAYPDGHNTVFDFCLQLWTRGGQLINEDGQVMLYSKATIEGMKFYRKALQNKAAIHPKSRELDSVTAGQAFANGESAFSLNWFGFAANCEVSPDSRVKGKVDVANIPSGDGGESVSLNAYWMYVIGVGSKHQPLAYDFIKFATSAANDELLTLEGGIGCRISTWRSPQVNQEIPYYYKLEELHQNTESLPRMEHWPQVANIIDELVLKVINTEEDIENILATAQQKVDQLELVNS; from the coding sequence ATGAAGGAAAAGTTGAGAATTGCTATTCGTAAATTTGGCCCTTTTGAAAGTGCGATCCAAAAGATGTGGGACGATTTCTGTACCAAAAATTCATGCGATGTCGAGTTGGATGCCGTGGCTTTAGAGCTACACCCACTCTATGATACCACGCTGAAAAATGAGGGGTTGAAGCAGGGAGCATGGGACATCGCACTGATGAATACGGATTGGATTACGGAGGCTTACAGCACCGATTCCATCATTGATTTGATGCCCTTTATGAAGAACCCATCTGAGCTGGCAGGAGCATGGAGCGAGTCCCTTTTGGGCAAACAACGTTTTGGAAAGGTCTTCGTGGGGCTTCCTTTTCATAACGGTCCTGAATGTTTGATGTACCGGACTGATTTGCTTGAAGATCTTGAAGAAAAAGTTGCATTCAAGAAAAAATACCACAGAGAGTTGAGTGTTCCTGAAACATGGGATGAACTGATGGAGGTTGCCGCTTTCTTTCATCGACCTGAAAAGAACCTCTACGGGATGACTTTTGCCGCTTATCCTGATGGTCATAATACGGTTTTCGATTTCTGCCTTCAGTTGTGGACAAGGGGCGGGCAATTGATCAATGAGGACGGGCAGGTGATGCTTTATTCCAAAGCAACGATTGAAGGGATGAAATTTTATCGCAAAGCTTTACAAAACAAGGCGGCTATTCATCCAAAATCCAGGGAATTGGATTCGGTTACGGCAGGGCAAGCTTTTGCCAATGGCGAATCGGCTTTTAGCCTGAACTGGTTTGGTTTTGCGGCCAATTGTGAAGTGAGTCCCGATTCAAGAGTGAAAGGTAAAGTTGATGTAGCGAACATCCCTTCTGGTGACGGAGGGGAAAGCGTTTCGCTCAATGCCTATTGGATGTATGTCATTGGCGTTGGCAGTAAGCACCAACCATTGGCCTATGACTTTATCAAATTTGCTACTTCCGCCGCAAACGATGAGCTGCTGACTTTAGAAGGTGGAATTGGATGCCGAATTTCTACCTGGAGAAGCCCACAGGTAAATCAGGAAATCCCCTACTACTATAAGCTCGAAGAGCTGCACCAAAACACCGAATCATTACCACGAATGGAGCATTGGCCTCAGGTCGCTAATATCATCGATGAGTTGGTATTGAAGGTAATAAATACTGAGGAAGACATTGAAAACATTTTAGCCACTGCTCAACAAAAAGTGGATCAACTTGAACTTGTGAACAGTTAA
- a CDS encoding ABC transporter substrate-binding protein → MKKLKGITWNHSRGFTSIVAVSQRFEELYPDVQISWEKRSLQAFADEPIDQLAERYDFLIIDHPWAGFAARTQVIMPLDTLLPQTFMKDLEENTVGKSHQSYAYNNHQWALAIDAATPVASSRPDLFEKLGLKFPQTWDDLVELSKTGKVAIPGIPQDTLMSFYMLCSTLGENVCETKDYVVSEEIGLKALQMLRDLGENINAESYDWNPIKVCEAMTKTDDYVYAPFGYGYTNYSREGYARVPLKYHDLVSVNGQRLISTLGGTGLALSSKCKHKDLASRFMEFAGSLKVQKGIFFDNGGQPGHRNAWTDHRVNSQCMNFFSDTLPALDRAFLRPRYNGHMYFQDRAGAPIREFMIKGGDSKALLNQLNELYLKSLSQND, encoded by the coding sequence ATGAAAAAATTAAAAGGAATTACCTGGAATCATAGCCGTGGGTTTACCTCGATCGTTGCCGTTTCTCAGCGTTTCGAAGAACTGTATCCCGATGTACAAATATCATGGGAGAAAAGGTCGCTCCAAGCCTTTGCCGATGAACCCATCGATCAATTGGCCGAAAGATATGACTTCCTGATCATTGATCATCCCTGGGCGGGTTTTGCAGCACGTACTCAAGTGATTATGCCCCTTGACACCTTGCTTCCACAGACTTTTATGAAAGATTTGGAAGAAAACACTGTGGGTAAATCTCATCAAAGCTATGCTTACAATAATCATCAGTGGGCGTTGGCGATTGATGCGGCTACTCCAGTAGCTTCGAGTCGTCCAGATCTTTTTGAAAAGCTGGGGTTGAAATTTCCTCAGACTTGGGACGATTTAGTGGAATTATCTAAAACAGGAAAAGTCGCCATTCCAGGTATCCCTCAAGATACCCTAATGAGTTTCTATATGCTTTGCTCTACTTTGGGCGAAAATGTTTGCGAGACCAAAGATTATGTCGTTTCAGAGGAAATTGGTTTGAAAGCCCTTCAGATGCTACGGGATTTGGGGGAAAATATCAATGCGGAAAGTTACGATTGGAACCCGATCAAAGTTTGTGAGGCGATGACCAAGACAGACGATTATGTATATGCGCCTTTTGGCTATGGCTATACCAATTACTCCCGAGAAGGCTATGCACGTGTGCCTCTAAAATACCATGATTTGGTTTCGGTTAACGGTCAAAGACTGATCAGTACTTTGGGGGGGACAGGATTGGCTTTATCCTCAAAATGTAAGCATAAAGATTTAGCTTCCAGGTTTATGGAATTTGCGGGTTCACTAAAGGTACAAAAGGGGATTTTCTTTGACAATGGTGGCCAGCCAGGGCACCGAAATGCCTGGACGGACCACAGAGTGAATAGCCAGTGCATGAATTTTTTCAGCGATACGCTTCCTGCCTTGGATCGTGCATTTTTACGCCCACGATACAATGGACATATGTATTTCCAGGATAGAGCTGGTGCACCGATCCGTGAGTTCATGATCAAGGGTGGGGATTCAAAAGCACTTTTGAATCAATTAAATGAATTGTACCTCAAATCGCTTTCTCAAAATGACTAA
- a CDS encoding Gfo/Idh/MocA family oxidoreductase, with amino-acid sequence MEINYQYTLPKKSRPIIIIGAGGIVNDAHMPAYRKAGFEVYGITNRTKERAERIAKKFDIPRVFDSIDDAIAQAPKSAVFDLTLMPNQFVATLEKLPDGAPVLIQKPLGDYFEQTKEIIEVCRRKKLIAAVNCQLRFAPYIMAARDLINKGAIGQIYDMEVKVSVYTPWEIFPNVVNHPRLEIQQHSIHHIDLVRSFLGDPKGIMAKTLKHPAKTMSSTRTNVIMEYADDIRALVSTNHDHVFGFDHQESYVKWEGTKGAIYAKMGLLMNYPDGMPDAFEYCILEEGKKPEWKSKQLEGSWFPDAFIGTMSSLICYANGESNHLETSIEDVLKTMHVVEAAYESSDKGGVKPKYGSI; translated from the coding sequence ATGGAAATAAATTATCAATATACTTTACCAAAAAAATCGCGTCCGATCATTATTATCGGAGCAGGTGGAATTGTAAATGATGCGCATATGCCCGCTTACAGAAAAGCTGGTTTTGAAGTCTATGGCATCACCAACCGAACCAAAGAACGAGCGGAAAGGATTGCCAAAAAATTTGATATTCCAAGAGTATTCGACAGCATCGACGATGCCATTGCTCAGGCTCCGAAGAGTGCTGTTTTCGATTTGACATTAATGCCAAATCAATTTGTGGCTACGCTTGAAAAACTACCCGATGGTGCTCCTGTTTTGATTCAAAAACCACTTGGGGATTACTTTGAACAGACCAAGGAAATCATTGAAGTGTGCAGGAGAAAAAAACTGATTGCTGCGGTCAATTGCCAATTGCGATTTGCCCCTTACATCATGGCTGCAAGGGATTTAATCAATAAAGGTGCCATTGGCCAAATCTACGATATGGAAGTGAAGGTGTCGGTATATACCCCATGGGAAATATTCCCTAATGTGGTGAACCACCCGAGACTGGAAATTCAACAACATAGCATCCACCATATCGATTTGGTGAGATCATTTTTGGGCGATCCGAAAGGAATCATGGCCAAAACCCTCAAGCATCCTGCCAAGACGATGTCCTCTACTCGTACCAATGTAATCATGGAATATGCAGATGATATTCGCGCATTGGTCAGTACCAATCATGACCATGTTTTTGGCTTTGACCATCAAGAAAGCTATGTGAAGTGGGAAGGAACAAAAGGGGCAATTTATGCCAAAATGGGGCTTTTGATGAACTATCCGGATGGGATGCCTGACGCTTTCGAATATTGCATCCTTGAGGAAGGCAAAAAGCCCGAATGGAAAAGCAAACAATTGGAAGGCTCCTGGTTCCCTGATGCTTTTATCGGCACGATGTCATCATTGATTTGCTATGCCAATGGAGAGTCAAACCATTTAGAAACTTCAATTGAAGATGTTTTAAAAACAATGCATGTGGTTGAGGCCGCTTATGAGTCGAGCGATAAGGGCGGGGTAAAACCCAAGTATGGATCAATTTAA
- a CDS encoding CoA transferase, with the protein MTNSKPLEGLLVLEFCQFLAGPSAGLRLADLGARVIKIERPNHGEAGRQIAIKNLRVDGSSLVFHTLNRNKESYAANLKDADDLEKVKELIAKADVMTHNFRPGVMEKIGLDYSTVKAINPQIVYATVTGYGTKGPWSAKPGQDLLVQCMSGLAQLTGDKNDSPTPFGLAVADIITGSHMAQGILAALLRSAKTKKGALVEVSLLESMLDFQFEVITTYLNDGNKLPQRAEKGSAHAYLGAPYGIYATKDSHIALAMGGFDRLAELLGPDQLKAYSEKETFTKRDEIMSILRELLLEKSTQEWLDLFEPANIWCSAVLDYQQLLQHEAYKVLEMDQKLPLDTGEFIHTTRCPIRLNDQKIFASKPAPRVGQHNDAITQEFNL; encoded by the coding sequence ATGACTAATTCAAAACCATTAGAAGGCCTTTTGGTGTTGGAGTTCTGTCAGTTTTTGGCGGGTCCATCAGCAGGTTTGCGTTTGGCGGATTTGGGTGCGCGGGTTATCAAAATCGAACGTCCAAACCATGGGGAAGCAGGTCGCCAAATTGCCATTAAGAATTTAAGGGTAGATGGCAGTAGCTTGGTTTTTCATACCCTCAACAGAAATAAGGAGTCATATGCAGCCAATTTAAAGGATGCCGATGACCTTGAAAAGGTCAAAGAACTTATTGCAAAAGCAGATGTGATGACGCATAATTTCCGCCCGGGTGTGATGGAGAAAATTGGCTTGGATTATTCCACTGTTAAGGCTATTAATCCGCAGATAGTATATGCTACCGTAACCGGATATGGAACCAAAGGACCTTGGTCTGCCAAACCTGGACAGGACCTTTTGGTGCAATGTATGTCTGGTTTGGCACAATTGACAGGAGATAAAAATGACAGCCCAACACCATTCGGATTAGCCGTTGCGGACATCATCACTGGATCACATATGGCACAAGGCATATTGGCCGCTTTGCTCAGAAGTGCAAAAACCAAAAAAGGGGCTTTGGTTGAAGTGAGCTTGTTGGAATCCATGCTTGATTTTCAGTTTGAGGTCATCACCACCTATCTAAACGACGGAAATAAGCTTCCTCAAAGGGCTGAAAAAGGATCTGCACATGCCTATTTAGGTGCGCCTTATGGCATTTATGCTACAAAGGACAGTCATATTGCTTTGGCGATGGGCGGCTTTGATAGGTTGGCTGAATTACTTGGACCAGATCAATTGAAAGCTTATTCAGAAAAGGAAACCTTCACGAAGCGCGATGAGATCATGAGTATCCTTCGTGAATTACTTTTAGAGAAAAGCACCCAAGAATGGCTGGATCTTTTTGAACCTGCTAACATTTGGTGTTCAGCGGTATTAGACTACCAACAATTGTTGCAACACGAAGCTTACAAAGTCTTGGAGATGGATCAAAAATTACCGCTGGATACCGGTGAATTTATCCATACGACCCGTTGTCCAATTCGCTTGAATGACCAGAAAATATTTGCTTCTAAACCGGCTCCGAGAGTCGGGCAACACAATGATGCAATCACTCAAGAGTTCAACTTATAA